Below is a window of Brassica napus cultivar Da-Ae chromosome A5, Da-Ae, whole genome shotgun sequence DNA.
ctgaagcgaagctctgcagagaattCCCGGAGACCGAAAACCCTAACCGTCGAGCTCTCTCTCCTCTGAGccgtctctcttcttctctctctctctctccgtgatctctctcctctctccctcCTCCTCGCCGGTGCCGTGTGGTGGTGGTCGTGGCGGTTGCAGCCGATTGGTGGCGGTGGTCATATCTCGCAGCTCTCTTGTTTACTTGTTCCAGATCTCATCCCCTTTGTCTCTTGTTTcagatccggatccagatctaggctaaggtggagtgtcttgaACCCATCTTGTTCCCATGTACTGTATACTCCTTTATCTTAGAGTTAGGTTTGATTAGACCTTGTTTGAGAGCTAGGTTGATAGAACATGTTTATTACTAGGTtgatagatgaatggatcatgatgcataagaaccctcatactgTTAAATGGGACTTAATGAACTATCTTTTGTTGTTGTGGTGATGCTTGATTGGTAAATGATACTTGTATGATTGGCTTGTGTACTCCCATATGTTGATTGTGAATGAAAGCTAGGAGGCTAGTAAGAAACGAATGCTAAGATAATAGATGACTATTGATTGTTAATGCTACTATAAGTAGAACTTGAGTGCAATGTGTAATGTGTGTGACACCGATAACGGGTTGCGTCTAGTGAAGGAGTTCAAGTACGAGTCTAAGTGTAAAGGAAAgtgaatgagaatgagaatgagaatggaTAAGTGAAAGTGAATAAGGATGTGAAAGCATAAGTGAGTGTATAAGTGAATAACGTTAAGGTTAAGCATGAGTTAAGGGAATCATATAGAGTCTAGAGGGAGTACGTGGGGTAGTAGTTCTACGCTAGGCACCCATAGGAGTGTTGGAAAAGCTATGAATAGCTAAGAACATGAACTCACTCTTTAAGAATGGAAGAGACAATCAACTTGTGATTGAATCCTCTCAGCAAAATAATCTACACAACCATCTGAATCTAGAGAGATTAAGTGGCTGTGAGATTGATACAATAATTAGAATTAAACTAAGAACAGATTAAAGACTCTAGTTTGAATCTATTCCTTGAGAAGTGACACAACACTTTCAGTTTGTTCACTTAAGGAGAATAGGAATTAGAATCAGTAAGCTAGagtttaagataaataaaagaagAGTTTAGAGTGAGGTTTTACAAGTATTAGGCTGCCTTAAGAGAAAGAAAGTTAAGACAGCCTCTAAACCATAACTCTAAGATCCTTACATTGTGAGTATTGTTTAGACACAAGTAAGGCAGAGAGAGCCACGAAAATAGACTGAGAGACTTGTATTGATACTGGATAATTATTACGTACAAGTGATGGAGAAGCCTTTAAATAGGCAATACACAAGActaaacaattattaaaacatggaaacataaacaaataattatgtAGGGAACCAGAACATGCCAAAGGAGATACAGCCAAGGTATGGCACGTCCAGGAAGAGTAGAAAGGGACAGGAGGAGAGGCACAGTCTCCTTAGGTTGATAGTGACAGCCCAGCTCCCTTTCATATGCACCCATGTGACTTTTCTCTTCACAAGGAAACCAGCCTTTCATATTTAAATTCAAACAGGTTTCCTTGACATCTTGGAGGTTTCCAACGTCCCTTATTAAGTCTACACAACTCCATTCTTGCCTTGCAAGGTAAGTTAGGTCAATATGGTAGCTTGTGGATCAAGTCTGAATGGACCAACTTCCATTTCAAGTCAATGCAGCATCTTTTCTTCTACTTGCCTTGAATCCATAATGGCTTGCTTCTTGTTTCATTTGTTGGCTCCTTTCCTTGTTGCACAAGTCATGAATACTTGCAACACACTTCATGACTCTACagcctccttctcttcttgcaCACACGCCTTGATCATCTTTTCATTGTCTTGGCCGTGTGATCACTCTCTTGAGGCTTGTTCATGgcttggatagcttcttcttctttagtttggTGTGGAGATGCTTGGCCTTCACTTCCTTTGTTTGGCCTTCACATCTCCTTGTCTTGCTTCACTTTAATAAGGAGCTGTGGtggaatccacaagaatatggggtagTGGTCTAGCGAAAGCTACCCACGGAGaaaagagaagacgagccaGCCGCGAGAGGCGGGATATAAAAATGTGCATCGTAGAGTTCTTAGTTCATGGTCGGGCATATGAGTGTTAAAGGTGGCATAAGATTGAGTCGGTCTTGTATGTCGTGTCGGTTAAGTCTATGGTTTgacgtgtgtggcaatgagtgagatcattaTATTGACTGATCGCTAGTTCATGGTCGGGTATCCGGATGTTAAAGGTATAATAGGATTGAGTCTTATGCTTTTGTGGGGCCCAAACCCTTTAAACCCCCTCTAAGAGCATCCACATTGGTTTAGTCTCTCAAACATTGTttctcatatatttatattagtattTCAACAGATATGATTTATtgaattaaattttaatctCTAAAAAATTAGAGCACTAATAGATGAGAGACAGCTGTGGAGCTCATTTTTTCCCATTCGGTCAAAATCTCCTTACAAATAAGCGTTCTTCAATCCATTCTTCTCTTTCATCAtttaatgtgtttaattttatttttttgttcaggtactctcttaagagattaTCAATAATGCTGCGCTAAGGACCCTTTTAAATACTCCGATAAAGATGGCCTTAGTTGATTTGGGAGATAATTGATGAGAAATCACCTTATTCCCTTTATTTATGAGGCGTGACATCTTAAATCCAAAACACGCCGAGTTGTTGCAAAATACACTACTCAAACATTAATACCCAATCAGTATAAAATTTTGCATGAATTTTGTGACCTTTTTGAAAACTCATATACTATAGTCATAGGTAGAGAATCAAAGACGATGCAATATGACACTGGTCGTAAAGTAGAACCGAAGACTAGGGAACGAGAATATCAGCCAGCCGGAATATACGAGGACAAGAAAACTTAGCGTAACAGTTAGGAATATATTAAACCTTGTCATGAAGAATGATACTAGTTATTTTCTGTGGGAAAGAGAAGAACTATATAATGCTGGCTAGCAGTATTGTTTACGCATGTAATGTTTTCAATAAAACCATAATTGTTCCTTCTCACATAGTAACATGGAGTGATGGAACTATCTAAGTAAATACACTTTGCCATggaataaatttataaattaaataagggtacgatatcataattttaatcattaaaaatataaaatatttatatactgaaaatataaaaatctgaaGTGGTATATAAATGGTTTGTGTCAAGTAGTTTTTTTAATTGGAGGCATAGCAAATAATGAGCATTAAACAAGTTATTCcttgatgtatttttttttaattccttgATGTATAGTAAGATTATTTCCGAACCAATGAAACCACTAGAGTGACAGACGTTTTGTTCATGCAGCTAGCATGTTGAGAAACATGGTGTGCATATTTTGCAAACAATGTATCGATACTAATGGCATCTCCAAAGTGAGCTACGAGCATCGTTTCAATCGCTGCTCTAACGCAATTAGCCTCTTTTTCCCCTGGTTTAGCTCTACATAATTGCAAGCTACTTTCTTCCTTACTATGGCCAAGATCAAATGCATGTGTCTCTAAGTCGTTTATTTGGAATGACCCCTCATTTCTAATAATTTCGTTTACTTCTTCTTCGGTGGGATCATAAAATGGCATGTTGAATGAATTCACGGTTGATGCACTCACAAGTCCCTATACAAGGATCACGATGAAGCGAATCATTAAAGCCAATCAACCATGCGTGAACATATAAAATgaatatcttattatattttacgTACCTCGATGACTAGGTCGCGGAGAGAATCGGATAACAATGTCAAATGATGACAACAGTCCCTGTACAACGGATCATCTATAGTGTTTCTGCCGAATAATGTGATAACCATGCGTCCATTAGATACCATCTCTTCAGACCGCATTCTTAAAAATGTCGTAAAATCTTTTTGGAATTGATTCAAGTAAGCCTTGTATTCACTTAGAGGACTTGAACTTGTTATGTACACACCCATCTTGTTCTTCTCCAGTCCTTCCGGAACCTTATAAGACCCAAATTTTCATTATTATAAGCTTTGCACTTATAAAGAATTGTAAATGTCTTTTTTAAACACTTTTGAATGTCTATAAGTAGAAAGCTATAATTAAATACTTATGATACCTTAGAGGGGTAATTAACACTGTAATTTGAATGAATGAAATGGAGACTCTTGCTAGGAAAGAGCCTTGAGTAAAAGGAACCAGGTACTCCAGAGACAAAGCATGGTGTATTGCTTGTGAGCTTTTCGTTGAAGAAACTTATGAATTTGAACGTCGTGTTGAAATCATTACCAGGGAGATCGTTCAGACAACAATCTATCTCTGGCGGGTTTTGGTTCCGTTCTTGACATAACGCATTAATTGTGTTGACGATCTCAGACATCGCCAAAAATGTGTTTTGTCCAGAAGAACAGCCCAAATCTGATATTTTAATGCATTTGGGAAAGTCCAAGTTTGTCATCATTTCTTTGGTGTTTTTAACCAATATGGGCTTGCTCATTGATAAAACTCTTCTCTGCAGAAAACAACGAGAGCTACAAATATTACTTAAcagattgtttctttttttccctTGCTTGCGCTCGACATTTACGTTTATactttgtaaatattttattttacatgcATATCTTATGAAGTCTAACTAGTTGGAGTATAGTCagaatatatgataaatattagTTTGTGTATGCTTTTATGTcttacaaaaaaaggaaaaaaaaaatacatagaaGATGAAAGAACCTGAAGAAGAGAGTTAGTGGCGTAACTATTGTGTCCATCACCTCCCCTCATACTTAAGATACTCACACCAGTGTTATTACTTCTCTCTTCATCAAGGTTGTTCATTTCATTTTCACTCTTCCCATCAGACCTGCATCGATCGCATGTATAGAAAAATACATAAGATAAATACATACATCTAAGTCAAATTAGCATACACAATCATGTGATGTGAAGGATGAATTGGTGAGAAGAACCTTGACGAAGAAATCGAACGGATGAATCTTGAATTCATTTTGCGCACtattcaagaaaataattaaaattgagAACTATAACAAGATGTTATGTTTTGTTTGAGGGAGGCTTACCCCTCATTCACGGTATTTATAGAGGTGGCACATGTATTCCACACCGAGGTTTTCCAACCAAACACATCTGCACCTTGAATCCGTTTCTTGGTCAAAACTTtcagtttattttttcttaatcatGCTGAATAGTAGGGACCATCAGTTACCTGCCATGCCGTTTTTTGTTGCTACTTGTTgcctttttatatatttttgtaacggtcacatttaagatattattataGTTATAATGTTTTAGTTGATTAGGGAAAACTAAGAAGTCACCTTATTCACTTTATTTATGAGGTGTGACACCTTAAACGTGAAACACGCCGAGTTGTTGCAAAATACACTACTCCAACAACATTAAATACCCAATCGGtaaaaagttgtttttttttggtcaaaacccAATCGGTATAAAGTTTTGTTGTGAATTTTGTGACCTTTTTGAAAGCTCAAATACTACAGTCATAGACtctaaagaataaaaatattcaaaaaaataaaaatgcacGAAACGTTAAAAATCAACCCACTAACGAAAACATGACATAAAGCATTCGAATTTATATATAAACCTTACATTATTTCAGTATAAGTAGATGAACAAATTCCAATCAAATAAGTCtgttacattttaaataattttttttaacaacacattttaaataaattgttattagtgtgaatgaaaaaaaaacatcaaaataaatttaaacattatatataaatgcaacataacaaaatgatattaaaaatgaaataatataactaaaaataacaaaagtatGAAACTCGAGCGTGGGCAAAAACCCTGTTTTGGACACTTTAAAAGGACTGCACGCCGTCGTCACCCAGCTTGCTCTCGTCTCCACTCTTgacctctctctctcgtttCCACCGTTGAAGGTGTAAAGTCTGGTTCAATCAAACTCCGGGTTAGTCTGAATAGTGTTAAACCGAGATTGGAGGTTTAGCGAAGTGATCAGAACGATGACGTTTTGATAAGTGGGAAGCACGTGTACAAGAGGTCGTTACACTTTAAAAGAGGACGTTGAGAAGTTTGTTACGATCATCGGAAAAACAGAAAAGATCAGAGAGAGCTTTGGCGATCagatcagagagagagagagagcttgagcCGTCATGTTGAAGAAGCTTGGGAAGCATCACACCACAGAGTATAGGAGGTAGATCGATTACGTGTTGTAAGTCGATCACATACTCTGTTCTCAGCTCGATTGAGATCTCCGGATCACGTATCTTGTTCATACGTTGTAGATCGCCATTGTTGATTGTTTGAAGCTCTCTGAAGCGTAGTAAAACGCGCCGAGGGACGTTCTTTCCCTCCCCTGTGAGTAGATCAGCGAACACAGGGTTAACAAAATCGTGTCATCTTGTTCTTGCTTTAACTGGCAATTAAACCTGAATCGATAGTATTCTAGGTCAAACTGGTTAAGATCTTGAgctcaaatcggtttaaaactCTACAGAAGGTAATTTCATAAGTTAGAAACAgtatattctttcaaaaaaatgtttttcaatCTACTTTTAGaataataaaatgtattttttggcCCACTCTTGGTTGTCCCCATctataaataatcttttttttccaTGATAGTAGCAACTTTGGTGATTTATAACAGTATCAATGTTGGTTTCTCTCTACGGAAAGATTTTCTCGCGAAGTTTTTGGATTCGTTTAATGTGCTGATTCCATAATGTCTCTGGGTTTGTTTAAATGTCTTTGggtttgttttaacttttattgtATCTGGGTTTGTTTATATGGAACTCAGGCACAATCGATTACAGTGTGTTTGTGATGCAGCGCATCTATTAGCCGTTGAAGACTTACAAGCTGTTCGTCTTACTTGCGCGCCAAGCAAAGGATATTGTAgttgttttggttttcttttatttcagaGATAATTACAAGTTATTTTCCAGTTATGATTAGGAGTTATCTATTTAGGTTGTATATATATTCTCCTTAAGACCTTTGTAGTTCTCACGTTGAATTTAATACATTGCTTTTGCAAATCGAGCTATCTTACCTTCAAGAGGAGAACTCTTAACCTATTGTTTTCGTCGACTGTTTCGTCGAGAACGAGATCCGAGCTTGAATTTGAATTCTTCTGGAGAGTTAGAGTTTGAATTCGTTAATAAAGCTTCCGCCTCTCTATCAGTTGGTATCAGACACAGTACATTCTGGGAATCAACTTCTCCTTGCAACAATGCCGCCAAAGAAACAAAACGACTCTCCGAACAACCGTGACGTTACAGATTGGACGGAACTTCGTCAAACGCTTACGGCTATGCAAGAGAACATTCAGACTACCATTCAGGCGTCTATGATGGAGATGGGAGACATGCTAGCACAGAGATTCGCTGCTCAACTTCCTCCTATCAACGAGGACGACGACGCAGAGAATGAGGATGTTAGGGTTAATCCGTTTGCAAGGATAGGACCGTTTGGTGATCAACGACGCCATAATCAACGACCTGCTGAGGTCATCGATCGAGGACGTCTCCAAGATCAGCGCTGGGAAGCGGGTTTCAAGGTAGAGATCCCGGAGTTCTATGGCGGAGTTCGTGGTGACACACACCTGGATTGGATGGTGGCAATTGAGGAAATTCTGGATTTCAAACAGGTTCTTGAGGAGCGCAGAGTACCATTGGTTGCGATGCGATTTCGTGGTCATGCGGCTTCGTGGTGGAAGCAGTTGAAAGTCACGCACAACAGGACAGGTCGAACTCCAATACACACTTGGGAGAAGCTTAAGAAGCACCTGCGTGCCACTTTCCTACCACACAACTACTATCGTCTTACTTACAACAAGCTTCAAAACTTGAAACAAGGATCACGATCTGTGGAAGAGTATGCTGAGGAATTCTCTCTGTTATTAACAAGAATAGAGATATATGACAGTGAAGATCAACTTGTGTCGCGATTCATTGGAAGACTTCAGTTGCGGAGGCTCACTGCCGTGCTGTCTCCTTTGAACAGCAATCACATTCTTCATCCTCCAATTTGTCTTTCTCCAGCGTCAAAACTTCGGACGTCAGAGTCTACTTCGTCTGTGCCATCAATGCATGCTAAGGACTCTGACACAGGCACGACGGCGACACGACCGCAGCCGACACAAGATATCAATAATTGAGACTCTCAAATCGCATACCTGCGATAAAGTGTTTCTCTTGCGGGGAGCAGGGTCACCGACAAGCGGCTTGCCCGCATAACACTCGGCGTGGTATGATCGCAGATGACAAAACCGGCGAGGATGAGGCTGTCTATGATTCTTATGAAGATGAAGACATCGTCGAAGATACGACAACGCCGGATCAGGCAGGCACTGTCAAGTTGCTCGTGGTTCGTGAtaaccttggatttgacccacttttatccatggtatataagtattttactatatatatatatatatatatctatgttttctactcttctaggtatgttttcaggttcaggtgcatttcagagtaaagctatgactttggagcattttgaagcttaaaggacatttcacccgagctgaccacttagaggtcgacgagaggaagaacaatcgatcgatgcgcatcagtgctgacgatcgatatcaggaaaatgcctcgacagatgaagattaatatcgatcaatgtacacaagtaccatcgatccatgtcgagacaccagacgcgaaattttggattcagcagacttaaaaaccaaggccaagccaaattaccaaaatgccctgatgagtttttaacctagtagaatatatattgcctaagtgttttgacggcaaaGAGAACAgagctttttctagacctagttttgttacaagtttcatttgggagagaagatcacttgtgattggaactccttgtttctatttcttttcatctatactatgagtttctattcctctgttgttatgaattgctttgctatgtctgagtagttcaactgttagatccagggttcagataggtttgtgggattagccccaaactatggatctgccttgttgtgatattcatgatagatttgtattcattgcttgttttagccttgctaactagaacttgatcataggattgcatactcaagcactcttgttatcccatcctgacatctatctatcatattaggattgctagagagggctaaccgccaatttaacATCTTAGTAGGgaatttcatactcgcgcataggcctggctagaacccgtcgatcgatgtccttaactgacaatcgatcgacgttggcaaatgtgtatcggtcgacgtcttaatagaccatcgaacgacactctctcgttgtctgcatactaaccgttgagacacgaaatcaagtctgttaaccagtggtacatgcgacagctgatcactgagttaagcgaatgagctctaatatatcatgcatgcaacagttaggcatctataggtattataatctccaacacctgaatagtggccctgcatctaatatcatttccaaccaacgatgaggccacaagaagatggatgacaaatggacaagaaatgatgaggccacaagaagtttcattgcatcttggtccagaatgtgcagagatgacgtggatgcttgctttccaacaagcagctgtttctccacccaatagccaatcactaccacagtcaagctaaatgactataaccaagcgctgagtgggaggcaacacactattaggtattttatttaggttttattagctagcatttaattccttttgttttatttctttcagatttaggagacccaagtaggaggatctgaatatcgaccgacgacgagacgtcgacatcgttcgacatagacaaccacacgacgatcgatgtaacactttcacatcgatcgatatctaatccggtcagatgtatctttcttacttgttacatttcgtacatcataaACTATTCATCATAACTtcggctgagttacactgggacagtgtaatttaagtctggagggagatttactgatataatttattttattcttatgtaaaaaggaattttaaataaattatgcttagctattgaaaatagggactataatcttatattgatttaaacatgaatatctaaccaatctttagaaccattttagatttactgattgcagatagcactaaagatgctaaagcggatcaaccaatcaactacacacttgctttgaaccgtatgaagtaaccaaagctgatttccaacactaaacctgacataaccgcttgtcttggggcttggtatacatgggatcggattcttcagacaagtctggaaggtaacgcctggtttagattatgtatcacattttctctctctaaatttcgaccctagattagttagtgagtgtcaaaaaaaaataataataataataataaaataatataaaataagatctattgtttaattatgatgagtctgaacaggacttggtggctaaaaccattaaggcttgattcataaagactcaaataaaagagttcgaaacgagACTTGGAGGCGgtaatcttcaaggctcgctttcgtaaagaactcttggatatagatcaaaaagaagtgaacagaacttggtggcaaccaccattaagttttgattcatggaagcctgtccaatcttggtcactgatcctgcaatggaagcagactttgactcaagagagaaatttagagagagagaaactaggaactaacttttacctgcagctccagatacctgtctgaaatccttgcatcctgtgatcgatactcccaaagtaaagcattcactttatatttatgctaagaaatgaaatcagtagaggggatgtcagacgtgaattgatgagttgtgtaatgttagaaatggttgctaagctaggatattccatagtgtgcttttgtgattaggactttttaattgtggttgcaaaattgttgaggaaagatttctatgctttaaaattttaagtccccaatattttcaaacctctttcagagagactgcctgtatggtttgcttgaggacaagcaaaagggtaagtctaagggagttgatataccttggatttgacccacttttatccatggtatataagtattttactacatatatatctatgttttctactcttctaggtatgtttttaggttcaggtgcatttcggagtaaagctatgactttggagcattttggagcttaaaggacatttcacccgagctgaccacttagaggtcgacgagaggaagaacaatcgatcgatgtgcatcagtgctgacgatcgatatcaggaaaatgcctcgacagatgaagattaatatcgatcgatgtacacaagtaccatcgatccatgtcgagacac
It encodes the following:
- the LOC106345178 gene encoding salicylate/benzoate carboxyl methyltransferase-like isoform X2, giving the protein MNSRFIRSISSSRSDGKSENEMNNLDEERSNNTGVSILSMRGGDGHNSYATNSLLQRRVLSMSKPILVKNTKEMMTNLDFPKCIKISDLGCSSGQNTFLAMSEIVNTINALCQERNQNPPEIDCCLNDLPGNDFNTTFKFISFFNEKLTSNTPCFVSGVPGSFYSRLFPSKSLHFIHSNYSVNYPSKVPEGLEKNKMGVYITSSSPLSEYKAYLNQFQKDFTTFLRMRSEEMVSNGRMVITLFGRNTIDDPLYRDCCHHLTLLSDSLRDLVIEGLVSASTVNSFNMPFYDPTEEEVNEIIRNEGSFQINDLETHAFDLGHSKEESSLQLCRAKPGEKEANCVRAAIETMLVAHFGDAISIDTLFAKYAHHVSQHASCMNKTSVTLVVSLVRK
- the LOC106345178 gene encoding salicylate/benzoate carboxyl methyltransferase-like isoform X1, encoding MYLSYVFFYTCDRCRSDGKSENEMNNLDEERSNNTGVSILSMRGGDGHNSYATNSLLQRRVLSMSKPILVKNTKEMMTNLDFPKCIKISDLGCSSGQNTFLAMSEIVNTINALCQERNQNPPEIDCCLNDLPGNDFNTTFKFISFFNEKLTSNTPCFVSGVPGSFYSRLFPSKSLHFIHSNYSVNYPSKVPEGLEKNKMGVYITSSSPLSEYKAYLNQFQKDFTTFLRMRSEEMVSNGRMVITLFGRNTIDDPLYRDCCHHLTLLSDSLRDLVIEGLVSASTVNSFNMPFYDPTEEEVNEIIRNEGSFQINDLETHAFDLGHSKEESSLQLCRAKPGEKEANCVRAAIETMLVAHFGDAISIDTLFAKYAHHVSQHASCMNKTSVTLVVSLVRK